The Acidobacteriota bacterium genome segment TCCTCGTCGGGGATCTCGATCCCGAAGCCGTCCTCGAAGGCCATGACCAGTTCCACGGTGTCCAGGGAGTCGGCCCCCAGGTCCTCGATGAACTTGGCGTCGGCGACGATGTCTTCCTCGCTGACGTTCAGGCGTTCCATGATGATTTCCTTGACTTTTTCTTCGATCGCCATTGGTTCCTCCATTATGTGAATTTATTGATTTACATGTACATGCCACCGTTCACGTCCAGGACGTGCCCGGTGATGTAGGAAGCGCTCTCCCCGGCCAGGAACAGAACGGCGCCGGCGATGTCCTCGGGGGTCGCCGGCCGCTGCAGGGGGATGATGCGCAGGAATTCCTGCCGCGCCTTCTCGTCCAGGGCGCGGGTCATCTCCGTCTCCACGTAACCCGGCGCCACGGCGTTGACCGTGATGTTGCGGGAGCCCAGCTCCTTGGCGAGGGACTTGGTGAAGCCGATCAACCCCGCTTTTGAGGCGCAGTAGTTGGCCTGCCCGGCGTTGCCCATCTCGCCCACCACGGACGCCATGTTTATGATGCGCCCGAAACGTTTCCGGACCATGAGGGGAACCACCGCCCGGGCGCAGTTGAAGGCGCCGGTCAGGTTGACGTTGAGGACCCGGTGCCACTGCTCGGGCTTCATCCGAAGAAAGAGCCCGTCCTGGGTGATCCCCGCGTTGTTCACCAGGGCGTCCACGCTGCCGAAGTCGGCGGCCGCACGCCCCACGACCTCGGTCACCCCGCTCTCGGAAGTGACGTCCATCCGGTAGAAACGGGCCCGGTCGGCCGCCACGCCGAGCCCCGCCACGAAGGCGGACCCGCTCTCCTCGTTGATGTCGCAGACGGCGACGTTCCACCCGGCGCCCAGGAAGGCCTTCACGCAGGCTGCCCCGATCCCCTGGGCGCCCCCGGTCACGATCACGGTCATCTTGTCCATCTTTCACTCTCCTCCGCCGGTCCCGCCGCCCGCGGGGGCGTCCCGGCCGGGCGCTCAGGCGCCCTGGATCTTCGCCGCGAGTTCCTCGACCTCGTCGAGTTTCTCCACGGGGTAAACGGCGGCCCGTCGGTTGATTTTCTTCACCATCCCGGCCAGCACGTTCCGGGGGCCGATCTCCACGAAGGTCTCGACCCCCTCGGCCATCAGGAGTTCGATGGTCTTCTGCCACAGGACGCTGCCCACCACCTGGCGGACCAGGCCGTCCCGGGCCTCCTCGGCGCCGCGGATCACCCGGCCGTCCACGTTGTTCACCAGCGGGACCCGAAGGTCGGCGAAAGCCAGGGCCTTCAGGTCCGCCGCCAGCCGGTCCGCGGCGGGCTGCATCAGGGCGCAGTGGAAGGGGGCGCTCACGGGGAGGAGCACGACCTTGCCGGCCCCCTTGCCGGGCGCGGCCTCGACGGCCCGCTCCACGGCCTCGCGGTGCCCCGCGATGACGATCTGCCCCGGGCAGTTGATGTTGGCGGCCGACAGGACCTGGTCCCCCCGTACCTCGTCACAGAGGGACGCCACGAGGGCCAGGTCGGCGCCCATCACGGCGGCCATGGCGCCCATCCCCACGGGAACGGCCTCCTGCATGTAGCGGCCGCGGTTGCGCACCGTCCTCACCGCGTCCTCGAAACTGAGCGAGCCGGCGGCCACCAGGGCCGAGTACTCGCCCAGGCTGTGGCCGGCCACGAAGTCGGGGACGATCCCCTTCGCCGCGACGGCCTGTAGGACGGCCACGCTCACGGTGAGGATGGCGGGCTGGGTGTTCTCCGTCAGTTTCAACTCCTCCTCGGTGCCCCCGAAGCACAGGCCCGACAGGGAGAAACCGAGGGCGGCGTCCGCGCGCTTGAACACCTCCGCGGAAGCGGGGAAGCGGTCGAACACGTCCTTCCCCATGCCGGGGTACTGGGAGGCCTGACCGGGGAACAGGAATGCGATCTTGCCCATCTCGACCTCCTAGCGTTTCTTCTGGATCACTTCCCGGATCAGCTCCGAGGCGATGACGTTGCGCTGGATCTGGTTGGTGCCCTCGTAGATCTGGGTGATCTTGGCGTCGCGGAACATTTTCTCCACCGGGTAGTCGCGCATGTAACCGTAGCCGCCCAGGATCTGGATGGCGTCGGTGGTCACCTGCATGGCGATGTCGGAGGCCAGGAGCTTGCACATGGAGGAGATCTTGGACATCCCCTCGGTGCAGCCGCCGTCCACCATCTTCGCGGCGCTGTAGATCAGGGTCCGAACCGACTCGATCCGGGTGCCCATGTCGGCCAGCAGGTGGGCCACGGCCTGGAAGGAGCTGATGGGCTTGTCGAACTGCTTGCGGGTGTGGGCGTACTGGAGGGCGTACTCGAAGGCGCCCTCGGCGATCCCCAGGGCCTGGGAGGCCACGCCGGGACGGGTGTAATCGAAGGTCTTCATGGCCACGATGAAACCCATCCCCTCCCGCGCGATCAGGTTGGCGCGGGGCACCTTGCAGTCGTCGAAGACCACCTCGGTGGTGCTGGAGGTCCGGATGCCGAGCTTCTTCTCCTTCTTCCCGAACGAGAGCCCGTCGAAACCCTTCTCCACGATGAAGGCGGAGGCGCCGCGGGCGCCCTTGGACTTGTCGGTGAGGGCGATGACGGTGTAGATGTCCGCCACCGTGCCGTTGGTGATCCACTGCTTGACGCCGTTGAGGTAGTAGAAGTCGCCGTCCTTGCGGGCCGTGGTCTTGATGCTGCCGGCATCGGACCCCGCACCGCTCTCGGTGATGCAGAACGCCGCCAGCTTCTCACCCGAGGCCACCATGGGCAGGTATTTCTTCTTCTGCTCCTCGGAACCCATCAGCAGGATGGGGTAGGAGCCGAGCCCGCAGGCCGCGTAGCTGACCGCCACGCCGCCGCAGGCCTTGGAGAGTTCCTCGGTCACCAGGCAGAGTTCCGTGATCCCCATCCCCAGGCCGCCGTACGCCTCGGGGATGTACACGCCGAAAAGGCCGGCGTCCGCCAGGATCTTGACGATCTCCCAGGGGAACTCCTCCTTCTCGTCGAGTTCGGCGCGGATGGGCACGATCTTCTCCTCGGCGATGCGGCGTGCCAGGTCCCGGATCTCCTTCTGTTCTTCCGTCAGAAAATAATCCCACATGGTCAAACCTCTTCCTGTCTGAATTGGCGAGCTTTCATGAACATCTGGACGTCCTCCTCGATCTTCCGCGGAACGTCGGTGAGGTGCAGTTCCCTGCAGTAGCGGACGGCGTTCTTGATGGCGTTGGCGTTGGAGCGGCCGTGGCAGATGATGACGGGGCGCTTGACCCCCAGGAGGGGCGCGCCGCCGTACTCGGAGTAATCGATTTTCTTTTTAAGGTTGCGGAAGGCGGACCTGCTCAGCATGGCCCCCATCTTGGACTTGAGGTTCCGGGACAGTTCCGCCCGCAGGAGGTGGAGCACCGCGGCGATGACCCCCTCGCTGATCTTCAGGGCGACGTTGCCGGTGAACCCGTCGCAGACCACCACGTCGGTGTCGCCGGTGTAGACGTCCTTCCCC includes the following:
- the acpP gene encoding acyl carrier protein encodes the protein MAIEEKVKEIIMERLNVSEEDIVADAKFIEDLGADSLDTVELVMAFEDGFGIEIPDEDAEKITTVQNAIDYIREKAGDK
- the fabG gene encoding 3-oxoacyl-[acyl-carrier-protein] reductase, coding for MDKMTVIVTGGAQGIGAACVKAFLGAGWNVAVCDINEESGSAFVAGLGVAADRARFYRMDVTSESGVTEVVGRAAADFGSVDALVNNAGITQDGLFLRMKPEQWHRVLNVNLTGAFNCARAVVPLMVRKRFGRIINMASVVGEMGNAGQANYCASKAGLIGFTKSLAKELGSRNITVNAVAPGYVETEMTRALDEKARQEFLRIIPLQRPATPEDIAGAVLFLAGESASYITGHVLDVNGGMYM
- the fabD gene encoding ACP S-malonyltransferase, coding for MGKIAFLFPGQASQYPGMGKDVFDRFPASAEVFKRADAALGFSLSGLCFGGTEEELKLTENTQPAILTVSVAVLQAVAAKGIVPDFVAGHSLGEYSALVAAGSLSFEDAVRTVRNRGRYMQEAVPVGMGAMAAVMGADLALVASLCDEVRGDQVLSAANINCPGQIVIAGHREAVERAVEAAPGKGAGKVVLLPVSAPFHCALMQPAADRLAADLKALAFADLRVPLVNNVDGRVIRGAEEARDGLVRQVVGSVLWQKTIELLMAEGVETFVEIGPRNVLAGMVKKINRRAAVYPVEKLDEVEELAAKIQGA
- a CDS encoding acyl-CoA dehydrogenase family protein; its protein translation is MWDYFLTEEQKEIRDLARRIAEEKIVPIRAELDEKEEFPWEIVKILADAGLFGVYIPEAYGGLGMGITELCLVTEELSKACGGVAVSYAACGLGSYPILLMGSEEQKKKYLPMVASGEKLAAFCITESGAGSDAGSIKTTARKDGDFYYLNGVKQWITNGTVADIYTVIALTDKSKGARGASAFIVEKGFDGLSFGKKEKKLGIRTSSTTEVVFDDCKVPRANLIAREGMGFIVAMKTFDYTRPGVASQALGIAEGAFEYALQYAHTRKQFDKPISSFQAVAHLLADMGTRIESVRTLIYSAAKMVDGGCTEGMSKISSMCKLLASDIAMQVTTDAIQILGGYGYMRDYPVEKMFRDAKITQIYEGTNQIQRNVIASELIREVIQKKR